In the Mesorhizobium sp. genome, one interval contains:
- a CDS encoding nuclear transport factor 2 family protein — protein MSQARAVLERTFRALEARDKAAVLACFAPDAVLFDPHYPQPLMSGLAEIEEGIDWGLSVMKRFGFRTKHFFGSEDGLSGAFEIDTDHTLNSGQNLKFPQVFVAETKDGLITGLRAYEPYGPNGIGGFFLGLARLRRRLSGKKTV, from the coding sequence GTGTCACAGGCACGTGCGGTTCTCGAACGGACATTTCGAGCGCTCGAAGCACGCGACAAGGCCGCGGTGCTGGCCTGTTTCGCACCGGATGCCGTGCTTTTCGATCCGCATTATCCGCAGCCGCTGATGTCCGGTCTGGCGGAGATCGAGGAAGGCATCGACTGGGGCTTGTCGGTGATGAAGCGTTTCGGCTTCCGAACCAAACACTTCTTCGGCTCGGAGGATGGGCTTTCGGGCGCCTTCGAGATCGACACCGACCATACGCTGAATTCGGGCCAGAACCTCAAATTCCCGCAGGTGTTCGTCGCCGAGACCAAGGATGGCCTGATCACGGGCTTGCGCGCCTACGAGCCGTATGGGCCGAACGGGATCGGCGGCTTCTTCCTGGGGCTTGCACGGCTTCGACGCCGGCTTTCGGGCAAGAAGACCGTCTAG
- the putA gene encoding bifunctional proline dehydrogenase/L-glutamate gamma-semialdehyde dehydrogenase PutA has protein sequence MPTLASLRDDLRKAYLADEDAVLRGLVASAELDEGQRAAISARAVELVDAVRSSSDPKLMEVFLSEYGLSTKEGVALMCLAEALLRVPDAETMDDLIQDKIAPHDWSAHSGESSSIFVNASTWALALTGRVLDEGEGGIERTLRGMVRRLGEPVIRTAVSAAMREMGEQFVLGRTIEEAVRRGKPYSRKGYLYSFDMLGEAARTEADALRYLRAYADAISSLNSGASSTNIRYNSGISVKLSALHPRYEQSQRETMLPVMADRLRSLCHAARHARMGLNIDAEEADRLDLSLDVIERVLADPELTDWDGFGVVVQAYGKRAHHVIDWLYALSKRLDRRIMVRLVKGAYWDSEIKRAQTLGLAGYPVFTRKANTDVSYIACAKKLLGMTDRIYPQFATHNAHTVAAILAMAPDRSAFEFQRLHGMGEALHEAVRASEGTRCRIYAPVGSHSDLLAYLVRRLLENGANSSFVHQIVDEEVSPEIIARDPFDVVENQGSAHNPLIPFPSEIFLPSRRNSVGHDLNDPLALSEIHKGRGQFSEQTRWTAGGTGSERQIVNPAKPDDIVGTVREADAGAVKNAVGRAVTAFPAWTATPVAERSAALLRAADLYEAHEAEFLALCTREAGKTLADGVAELREAVDFLRYYAAEAAKAETGTSARGVIACISPWNFPLAIFTGQVAAALVTGNAVIAKPAEQTPLIAARAVRLLHEAGVPEDALQLLPGDGPSAGAPLTADPRIAGVCFTGSTDVARIIERQLAETAVPDAMLIAETGGLNAMVVDSTALPEQAVRDILASAFQSAGQRCSALRILYVQSDVEEKVLEMLSGAMKALTVGDPWLYATDVGPVIDAEARDSIAAYCAAMEAKGRLIAKLDEPGEGLFVAPHIFRVSGIAEMEREIFGPVLHVASFEPEELDLVVANVNAKGYGLTFGLHTRIEARVQRIIDRIHAGNVYVNRNQIGAVVGSQPFGGEGLSGTGPKAGGPHYLRRFRKSSVATGDVGQAEAVALPRRFPDARMGDWASRADRVAILRKHLRGKAGEAIAAAAATEFDPVDLAGPTGESNTLTLVPRGRVLCLGPDPDSLLAQVVQALAAGNAVVAVAPKAAAALQPLTGKGLPLEVLDGTLMQGELAATTVDAVAYSRAGATAREIRQILAEKRGPIVPLIAETIFPAAYAHERSVCVDTTAAGGNASLLAAS, from the coding sequence ATGCCGACGCTCGCTTCGCTCCGGGACGATTTGCGCAAAGCCTATCTCGCCGACGAGGATGCAGTCCTGCGAGGGCTGGTCGCCAGCGCGGAGCTGGATGAAGGCCAGCGCGCGGCGATTTCGGCCCGCGCCGTCGAGCTGGTGGACGCTGTGCGCTCTTCCTCCGACCCCAAATTGATGGAGGTGTTCCTCTCCGAATACGGCCTTTCCACCAAGGAAGGAGTGGCGCTGATGTGCCTGGCCGAGGCGCTGCTGCGGGTGCCGGACGCCGAGACGATGGACGATCTGATCCAGGACAAGATCGCCCCGCACGACTGGTCGGCGCATTCGGGCGAATCGAGCTCGATCTTCGTCAACGCCTCGACCTGGGCATTGGCGCTGACGGGGCGGGTGCTGGACGAGGGCGAGGGCGGCATCGAGCGCACGCTGCGCGGCATGGTGCGCCGACTGGGCGAACCGGTGATCCGTACCGCCGTGTCGGCGGCGATGCGCGAGATGGGGGAGCAGTTCGTGCTCGGGCGCACGATCGAGGAAGCGGTGCGGCGCGGAAAGCCGTACAGCCGCAAGGGCTATCTCTATTCGTTCGACATGCTGGGCGAGGCCGCGCGCACGGAAGCCGACGCGCTGCGCTACCTCCGCGCCTATGCGGACGCGATCTCGTCGCTCAACAGCGGCGCGTCGAGCACCAACATCCGCTACAATTCCGGCATCTCGGTCAAGCTGTCGGCACTTCACCCGCGCTACGAGCAGTCGCAGCGCGAAACGATGCTCCCGGTTATGGCGGACCGGCTCCGGTCTTTGTGCCATGCGGCGCGGCATGCGCGCATGGGCCTCAACATCGACGCCGAGGAGGCGGACCGGCTCGACCTGTCGCTCGACGTCATCGAACGCGTGCTCGCCGACCCGGAACTGACCGACTGGGACGGGTTCGGCGTCGTCGTACAAGCCTATGGCAAGCGGGCGCACCACGTCATCGATTGGCTCTACGCGCTGTCGAAACGGCTCGACCGGCGCATCATGGTTCGGCTGGTCAAGGGTGCCTACTGGGACTCCGAGATCAAGCGCGCGCAGACGCTGGGGCTGGCCGGCTATCCGGTGTTCACCCGCAAGGCCAACACCGATGTCTCCTACATCGCCTGCGCGAAAAAGCTGCTCGGCATGACCGACCGGATCTATCCCCAGTTCGCCACGCACAATGCGCATACGGTGGCGGCGATCCTGGCGATGGCGCCGGACAGGTCCGCCTTCGAGTTCCAGCGCCTGCACGGCATGGGCGAGGCGCTGCACGAGGCGGTGCGGGCGAGCGAGGGCACGCGCTGCCGCATCTATGCGCCGGTCGGCTCGCATTCCGACCTGCTCGCCTATCTGGTGCGGCGGCTGCTCGAGAACGGCGCCAATTCGTCCTTCGTGCACCAGATCGTCGACGAGGAGGTTAGTCCCGAAATCATTGCGCGGGACCCGTTCGACGTCGTGGAAAACCAGGGCAGCGCGCATAATCCGCTCATTCCTTTCCCGTCTGAGATCTTCCTGCCGTCGCGCAGGAACTCCGTCGGCCACGATCTCAACGACCCGCTCGCATTGTCGGAGATCCACAAAGGACGTGGACAGTTTTCAGAGCAGACCCGCTGGACGGCGGGCGGCACGGGCAGCGAGCGGCAGATCGTCAACCCCGCAAAGCCGGACGACATCGTCGGCACGGTGCGCGAGGCCGACGCCGGCGCGGTGAAGAACGCGGTCGGACGGGCGGTCACGGCATTCCCGGCCTGGACGGCGACGCCGGTCGCGGAACGGTCCGCGGCGTTGCTGCGCGCGGCCGATCTCTACGAGGCCCACGAGGCCGAGTTCCTGGCGCTCTGTACCCGCGAGGCGGGCAAGACGCTGGCCGACGGCGTGGCCGAGTTGCGCGAGGCGGTCGATTTCCTGCGCTACTATGCAGCGGAGGCTGCGAAGGCGGAGACGGGGACTTCCGCACGCGGCGTCATCGCCTGCATCTCCCCGTGGAACTTTCCGCTGGCGATCTTCACCGGACAGGTGGCGGCAGCGCTCGTCACGGGCAATGCGGTGATCGCCAAGCCGGCCGAGCAGACGCCGCTGATTGCGGCGAGGGCGGTCCGACTCCTGCACGAGGCGGGCGTGCCGGAAGACGCGCTGCAGCTCCTGCCCGGCGACGGCCCGTCGGCCGGCGCACCGCTGACGGCCGATCCGAGGATTGCCGGCGTCTGCTTCACCGGCTCGACGGACGTTGCCCGCATCATCGAACGGCAGCTCGCCGAGACGGCGGTGCCCGACGCCATGCTGATCGCCGAGACCGGTGGGCTGAACGCCATGGTGGTCGATTCGACCGCGCTGCCCGAACAGGCGGTGCGCGACATCCTGGCCTCGGCTTTCCAGAGCGCCGGCCAGCGCTGCTCGGCGCTGCGCATCCTCTATGTGCAGTCCGACGTGGAGGAGAAGGTGCTGGAGATGCTGAGCGGCGCGATGAAGGCGCTGACCGTCGGCGATCCGTGGCTCTACGCCACCGACGTCGGCCCGGTGATCGACGCCGAGGCGCGCGATTCCATTGCGGCCTATTGCGCTGCGATGGAAGCCAAGGGCCGGCTGATCGCCAAGCTCGATGAGCCGGGCGAGGGGCTGTTCGTGGCGCCGCACATCTTCCGTGTTTCCGGCATCGCCGAGATGGAGCGCGAGATCTTCGGCCCGGTGCTGCATGTCGCGAGTTTCGAACCGGAAGAGCTCGACCTCGTGGTCGCCAACGTCAATGCAAAGGGCTACGGGCTGACCTTCGGGCTGCACACCCGCATCGAAGCGCGCGTGCAGCGGATCATCGACCGGATCCATGCCGGCAATGTCTACGTCAACCGCAACCAGATCGGCGCCGTCGTCGGCTCGCAGCCGTTCGGCGGGGAGGGGCTGTCGGGCACCGGCCCGAAGGCGGGGGGGCCGCACTACCTGCGCCGCTTCCGCAAGTCTTCCGTGGCCACGGGAGACGTCGGCCAGGCCGAGGCGGTTGCCCTGCCGCGGCGGTTCCCGGATGCGCGGATGGGCGACTGGGCGTCGCGCGCCGACCGCGTTGCGATCCTGCGCAAACATCTGCGCGGCAAGGCGGGCGAGGCAATCGCGGCGGCGGCAGCCACCGAATTCGACCCGGTCGACTTGGCCGGTCCGACCGGCGAATCCAACACGCTGACGCTGGTGCCGCGCGGGCGGGTTTTGTGCCTCGGGCCCGATCCGGACTCGCTGCTGGCCCAGGTCGTCCAGGCCCTCGCGGCCGGCAATGCGGTGGTGGCCGTGGCGCCCAAAGCCGCCGCCGCGCTGCAGCCGCTTACCGGCAAGGGCCTGCCGCTCGAGGTGCTGGACGGGACGCTGATGCAGGGCGAGCTCGCCGCGACGACGGTCGATGCCGTGGCCTATTCAAGGGCCGGGGCGACCGCGCGCGAAATCCGCCAGATCCTGGCGGAGAAACGCGGCCCGATCGTGCCGCTGATCGCCGAGACGATCTTCCCGGCCGCCTACGCGCACGAGCGCTCCGTCTGCGTCGACACCACGGCAGCAGGGGGAAATGCGAGCCTGCTGGCGGCGAGCTGA
- a CDS encoding type II toxin-antitoxin system VapC family toxin: MFIDASALTSILTNEGDAVELLERAQRYEKRMTSPLAVWETSGAVARVLDLDVPVATQAVRDFLELAGISTIAIDDEIGATALDAFDRFGKGRHPARLNFGDCFAYACARRLDVPLLFKGVDFGLTDITAA, encoded by the coding sequence ATGTTCATCGACGCGTCCGCACTGACGTCGATCCTCACGAACGAAGGAGACGCAGTTGAGCTGCTCGAGCGTGCCCAGCGCTACGAGAAGCGGATGACGTCGCCGCTCGCAGTCTGGGAAACGAGCGGAGCGGTCGCACGCGTCCTCGATCTCGATGTCCCCGTCGCGACGCAGGCAGTGCGCGACTTCTTGGAACTGGCCGGGATTTCCACGATTGCGATCGACGACGAAATCGGCGCGACAGCTCTCGATGCGTTCGACCGCTTCGGCAAGGGACGTCATCCCGCACGGCTCAATTTCGGTGATTGCTTCGCCTATGCCTGCGCCCGCCGCCTGGACGTCCCCCTGCTTTTCAAGGGCGTGGATTTCGGACTGACGGATATCACTGCAGCCTGA
- a CDS encoding type II toxin-antitoxin system VapB family antitoxin, which produces MAFHIKNRETEALARKVAALKGQGLTRAVHDALRNELDRELAKPSLVELGVRFARELRAKAGPRAGRPADKAFRDSLYERD; this is translated from the coding sequence ATGGCTTTTCATATCAAGAATCGCGAAACCGAAGCCTTGGCCCGCAAGGTCGCGGCCTTGAAGGGACAGGGGTTGACGCGTGCCGTGCATGACGCGCTTCGCAACGAACTCGATCGCGAGCTAGCGAAGCCGAGCCTCGTCGAACTGGGCGTCAGGTTCGCCCGCGAGCTGCGGGCCAAGGCCGGTCCCCGCGCCGGCCGTCCGGCCGACAAGGCATTCCGCGACAGCCTGTACGAGCGCGACTGA
- a CDS encoding antibiotic biosynthesis monooxygenase, with protein MYIAMNRFKVARGAEEDFENIWKGRNSSLHEMQGFKEFHLLKGPVNEAEGYTLYASHTVWQSFEDFSAWTKSEQFRAAHRNAGTTKPTYLGPPVFEGFSVIEGA; from the coding sequence ATGTATATTGCCATGAACCGCTTCAAGGTTGCCCGCGGCGCCGAAGAGGATTTCGAAAACATCTGGAAGGGGCGCAATTCCAGCCTGCACGAGATGCAGGGCTTCAAGGAGTTCCACCTCCTCAAGGGGCCGGTCAACGAAGCCGAAGGCTATACGCTCTACGCCTCCCACACGGTCTGGCAGAGCTTCGAGGATTTTTCGGCCTGGACGAAATCCGAGCAGTTCCGCGCCGCCCACCGCAATGCCGGCACGACGAAGCCGACCTATCTCGGCCCTCCGGTCTTCGAGGGCTTCTCCGTCATCGAAGGCGCCTGA
- a CDS encoding Lrp/AsnC ligand binding domain-containing protein — protein sequence MDSLDHLDRIDRNIIAALSTNGRLSMAALGAKVGLSKTPVQARVRRLEEAGYIRGYQAVVDREKMGEGHVAFVQVKLSDTRSEALDAFNRAVRLVPEIEQCHMIAANFDYLLKVRTRDIGAYRRVLGERISALPHVAQTSTYVAMETVKDR from the coding sequence ATGGATAGTCTGGACCATCTGGACCGCATCGACCGCAACATCATCGCTGCGCTTTCGACAAACGGGCGCCTGTCCATGGCCGCGCTCGGCGCCAAGGTCGGCCTGTCGAAGACGCCGGTGCAAGCTCGCGTGCGCCGGCTTGAAGAGGCCGGCTACATCCGCGGCTACCAGGCGGTGGTCGACCGCGAGAAGATGGGCGAAGGCCATGTCGCCTTCGTCCAGGTCAAGCTGTCGGACACCCGCTCCGAGGCGCTCGACGCCTTCAACCGCGCGGTCCGCCTCGTGCCCGAGATCGAGCAATGCCACATGATCGCGGCCAACTTCGACTACCTGCTCAAGGTCCGCACCCGCGACATCGGCGCCTACCGCCGCGTGCTCGGCGAGCGCATTTCCGCCCTGCCGCACGTCGCGCAGACCTCCACCTATGTGGCGATGGAGACGGTGAAGGACAGGTAG
- a CDS encoding FixH family protein yields the protein MGLKGKIGIALGAVVIVVAAAVGYMIFVMAPPSDLDLARSKTTANGLYGVEIAPENPAFERNTLHNWIATVKTADGAPVEGAEMAVDGGMPQHGHGLPTAPRVTAALGEGRYRIEGVRFNMSGWWEFKLHVKAAAGEDDVTFNLSL from the coding sequence ATGGGCCTCAAAGGCAAGATCGGCATTGCCCTCGGCGCGGTCGTCATCGTTGTCGCGGCGGCAGTCGGCTACATGATCTTCGTCATGGCTCCGCCGTCGGATCTGGACCTCGCCCGGAGCAAGACGACGGCGAATGGCCTCTATGGCGTCGAAATCGCGCCCGAGAATCCGGCGTTCGAGCGCAACACGCTGCACAACTGGATCGCGACGGTAAAGACGGCGGACGGGGCGCCGGTCGAAGGCGCCGAGATGGCGGTGGACGGCGGCATGCCGCAACACGGGCACGGTCTGCCGACGGCGCCGCGGGTGACGGCCGCGCTGGGCGAGGGGCGCTACCGGATCGAAGGCGTGCGCTTCAACATGTCGGGCTGGTGGGAGTTCAAGCTTCACGTCAAGGCGGCGGCAGGGGAGGACGATGTCACGTTCAACCTCAGCCTCTGA
- a CDS encoding TonB-dependent receptor: MGRAVQNRAALCAAAMAAFAAMDTVGAQEADIESQDEQVTAENDKTGRVTQLQRVVIGAGREKVAIDTPQAVSVVEQEEIDEAQPQTVGEVLRRVPGVNVSGSERATGQTFNIRGIGAPESANEEGRIIVTVDGAQKYYEQYRMGGFFSDPELYKKVEVLRGPASSTLYGSGALGGVINFTTKDASDFIAQGDTGALRLKGAFNSNRNGWLGSAIFAQRLNENAEFLLTGNYRRADSYVTGDGSEIRSSDFAAWSGLAKGTFRVGDEGTLRLSYQQWDSDADDQDYAQVGTEPLFGTVDRHVVDKTAVVSYENPFSDNDLIDLKISASFSDTTVDQTDAGNPDFGLTCATSTVFCDAEYGYQTWQFNAQNTSEWRGANWENFLTYGWQTSYQIRSATAFDLSGAPIAYGHHPEGTDLKTGLFVQNEFIWNDRLTLIPGLRLDYRKLSPDSSTTLAEESDDVAFSPKIAALYKFNDTFSIFGSVAHTERFPTLDETFSTPYPSLDLTKEKSNNFEAGFAVSAFDLIQDGDGVQLKTTGFYNDITDLIYRQCSSASSCLAGGDDTQYVNLRSADIYGVEIEAAYDSDFVFANAAYTYTIGKNTSPDATPLTEYLTTVAPHELKLTLGGKVPQHDLRFGWNARFVAGPQDSLREDSDATSGRYSSAFDVHDIFVAWTPKEGAMRGWEVHGGIDNLFDRQYKEFLMNDPAKGRTFKLSLAKQIGW, encoded by the coding sequence ATGGGGCGGGCGGTACAGAACAGGGCGGCGCTATGCGCCGCCGCGATGGCGGCATTCGCGGCGATGGACACGGTCGGCGCACAGGAGGCCGACATTGAATCGCAGGACGAACAGGTGACGGCCGAGAACGACAAGACGGGCCGCGTCACGCAGCTCCAGCGCGTCGTCATCGGCGCCGGCCGGGAAAAGGTGGCGATCGACACGCCGCAGGCTGTGAGCGTGGTCGAACAGGAAGAGATCGACGAAGCGCAGCCGCAGACGGTCGGTGAGGTTCTGAGGCGGGTTCCGGGCGTGAACGTCTCCGGTTCGGAACGCGCCACCGGCCAGACCTTCAACATTCGCGGCATCGGCGCGCCGGAATCGGCCAATGAAGAGGGTCGCATCATCGTCACGGTCGACGGCGCCCAGAAATATTACGAGCAGTACCGGATGGGCGGCTTCTTCTCCGATCCCGAACTCTACAAGAAGGTCGAGGTCCTGCGCGGCCCGGCCTCCTCGACGCTCTACGGTTCCGGCGCGCTCGGCGGCGTCATCAACTTCACCACCAAGGATGCATCCGACTTCATCGCCCAGGGCGACACAGGAGCGCTGCGGCTGAAGGGCGCTTTCAATTCCAACCGCAACGGCTGGCTCGGCTCGGCGATCTTCGCCCAGCGGCTCAACGAAAACGCCGAATTCCTGCTCACCGGCAATTATCGCCGCGCCGATTCCTACGTAACGGGCGACGGCAGCGAAATCCGCAGCTCCGATTTCGCTGCCTGGTCCGGCCTCGCCAAGGGCACGTTCAGGGTCGGCGACGAAGGCACGCTGCGCCTTTCCTACCAGCAGTGGGACTCCGATGCCGACGATCAGGACTACGCCCAGGTCGGGACCGAGCCGCTGTTCGGCACCGTCGACCGCCACGTCGTCGACAAGACGGCGGTCGTCTCCTACGAGAATCCGTTCTCGGACAATGACCTCATCGACCTGAAGATCTCGGCGTCGTTCTCCGATACGACGGTCGACCAGACCGATGCCGGAAACCCGGACTTCGGCCTGACCTGCGCGACCAGCACCGTGTTCTGCGATGCGGAATACGGCTACCAGACGTGGCAGTTCAACGCCCAGAACACCAGCGAATGGCGTGGCGCGAACTGGGAGAACTTCCTGACCTATGGCTGGCAGACCTCCTACCAGATCCGCTCGGCAACGGCGTTCGACCTGTCGGGCGCACCCATTGCCTACGGACACCACCCGGAAGGAACCGACCTCAAGACCGGCCTGTTCGTCCAGAACGAGTTCATCTGGAACGACCGCCTGACGCTCATCCCGGGCCTGCGGCTCGACTACCGCAAGCTCTCCCCCGACAGTTCCACCACCCTGGCGGAGGAATCCGACGACGTTGCCTTCTCGCCGAAGATCGCCGCCCTCTACAAGTTCAACGACACTTTCTCGATCTTCGGCTCGGTCGCCCACACCGAGCGCTTCCCGACTCTCGACGAGACCTTCTCGACGCCCTATCCGAGTCTCGACCTGACAAAGGAGAAGTCGAACAATTTCGAAGCCGGTTTTGCCGTATCGGCGTTCGACCTGATCCAGGACGGAGACGGCGTGCAGTTGAAGACGACCGGTTTCTACAACGACATCACCGATCTCATCTACCGCCAGTGTTCGAGCGCCTCGTCATGCCTGGCGGGCGGCGACGACACCCAGTATGTGAATCTCAGGAGCGCCGACATCTACGGCGTCGAGATCGAAGCCGCCTACGATTCCGACTTCGTGTTCGCCAACGCGGCCTACACCTACACGATCGGCAAGAACACCTCGCCGGATGCCACGCCCCTAACCGAGTATCTGACAACCGTCGCGCCGCACGAGCTGAAGCTCACCCTTGGCGGCAAGGTGCCCCAGCACGATCTGCGCTTCGGCTGGAACGCGCGATTCGTCGCCGGTCCGCAGGATTCTCTGCGCGAAGATTCCGACGCGACCAGTGGGCGCTATTCCTCCGCCTTCGACGTTCACGACATCTTCGTCGCCTGGACGCCGAAGGAGGGCGCGATGCGCGGCTGGGAGGTGCATGGCGGCATCGATAACCTCTTTGACCGGCAGTACAAGGAGTTCCTCATGAACGACCCGGCAAAGGGCCGCACCTTCAAGCTCTCGCTCGCGAAGCAGATCGGCTGGTGA
- a CDS encoding sugar kinase: MDLKGVASVGECMLELSARPDGAWDLGHAGDTFNTLWAIRALTALPCDYVSAFGDDPFSARQISFLAGAGIGVASSPVIEGARPGLYAITLTGAERSFTYWRSDSAAKQLASQPAQLAKSLENRTLVYFSGITLAILSPTARETLLAAVAEARKAGSLVAFDPNYRPRLWGSADEAKAVIAAALAVCDIALPTFPDEEMLCSDASPTATADRLAKAGVREIVVKDGADPCLVAANGERTTVPAVYVANPVDTTGAGDSFNGGYLAARLLGQSPVDAARTGHRVAAAVVQVRGALAPHETLRSAFARS, from the coding sequence ATGGATCTCAAGGGCGTCGCCTCGGTCGGGGAATGTATGCTGGAGTTGTCCGCGCGCCCGGACGGCGCCTGGGATCTCGGCCATGCCGGCGACACGTTCAATACGTTGTGGGCGATCCGGGCGCTGACGGCGCTTCCCTGCGACTATGTCTCCGCCTTCGGCGACGACCCGTTCTCGGCAAGGCAGATTTCCTTCCTGGCCGGGGCCGGTATCGGCGTCGCGTCAAGCCCTGTAATCGAGGGCGCCCGGCCCGGCCTCTACGCGATCACGCTGACCGGAGCCGAACGGTCCTTCACCTACTGGCGCTCCGATTCAGCCGCGAAGCAGCTCGCCTCGCAGCCGGCCCAGCTGGCGAAAAGTCTTGAAAATCGGACGCTTGTCTATTTTTCCGGAATCACGCTGGCAATCCTGTCGCCGACCGCGCGCGAGACCCTGCTGGCCGCGGTTGCGGAGGCTCGCAAAGCCGGAAGCCTCGTCGCCTTCGATCCGAACTACCGTCCGCGACTGTGGGGGTCGGCGGATGAAGCGAAAGCAGTGATCGCAGCTGCGCTCGCCGTCTGCGACATTGCACTGCCGACGTTTCCGGACGAGGAGATGCTGTGCAGCGACGCCTCGCCCACTGCTACGGCCGATCGGCTCGCCAAAGCCGGCGTGCGCGAGATCGTGGTGAAGGACGGAGCGGACCCGTGTCTGGTTGCCGCAAACGGCGAACGGACCACGGTGCCGGCGGTTTACGTTGCCAACCCGGTCGACACGACCGGCGCCGGCGACAGTTTCAACGGCGGTTACCTGGCGGCGCGTTTGCTGGGCCAATCGCCTGTCGATGCGGCCAGAACCGGACATCGGGTTGCCGCCGCAGTCGTCCAGGTGCGCGGCGCGCTGGCGCCCCACGAAACGTTGCGATCGGCGTTCGCGCGGTCCTAG
- a CDS encoding cytochrome c peroxidase, giving the protein MSRSTSASEALRRAIAGLAIALLAVAAGCSGDEFTEAEKATIASLSLDALPPLPADPSNRVADDRVAAALGATLFFEPRLSGHGDVSCSTCHQVDRQFQDDRPLGRGVGLTDRRTMPLAGVAWSPWQFWDGRKDSLWAQALGPLEDAREHGGNRTAYAHFVAASLKDRYERIFGPLPDLAGIPRDAGPLGTPEEQAAWQTIPEPKRVEIDTVFANIGKSIAAFERSIRHEETRFDRFAKALAADETPQGEAALDETERLGLRLFIGRANCVTCHAGPRFSDEHFHNTGVPQPPELPEDSGRAAGIAKALSDPFNCLGRYSDAKPEQCGELRFVAKDDPLMVRAFKTPSLRGAASRPPYMHSGQIAKIEDMIEHYAAAPQPPRGETELQPLTLSEREKKALVAFLKTLDTGTSPEN; this is encoded by the coding sequence ATGTCACGTTCAACCTCAGCCTCTGAGGCGCTTCGCCGGGCAATCGCGGGGCTTGCGATCGCCCTTCTCGCTGTCGCGGCCGGCTGTTCCGGCGACGAATTCACCGAAGCCGAAAAGGCGACCATCGCCTCGCTTTCCCTCGACGCTCTGCCGCCGCTGCCCGCCGATCCGTCGAACCGGGTCGCCGACGATCGTGTGGCGGCGGCCTTGGGCGCCACGCTGTTCTTCGAGCCGCGCCTGTCGGGGCATGGCGACGTGTCGTGCTCGACCTGCCATCAGGTCGACCGCCAGTTTCAGGACGACCGGCCGCTCGGCCGCGGGGTGGGTTTGACCGATCGCCGGACCATGCCGCTTGCCGGCGTCGCTTGGAGCCCCTGGCAATTCTGGGACGGGCGCAAGGACAGTCTTTGGGCGCAGGCGCTCGGACCGCTGGAAGACGCGCGCGAGCATGGCGGCAATCGCACCGCCTATGCTCATTTCGTCGCTGCGTCGCTGAAGGACCGCTACGAGCGCATCTTCGGCCCGCTGCCCGACCTTGCCGGCATTCCGCGAGACGCCGGACCGCTGGGTACGCCCGAAGAGCAGGCGGCCTGGCAGACCATCCCCGAGCCGAAACGGGTCGAGATCGACACGGTGTTTGCCAATATCGGCAAGTCGATCGCCGCCTTCGAACGCTCGATCCGGCATGAGGAGACGCGCTTCGACCGGTTCGCGAAGGCGCTCGCGGCCGACGAAACGCCGCAGGGCGAGGCGGCGCTCGACGAGACGGAGCGGCTCGGGCTGAGACTGTTCATCGGCCGCGCCAATTGCGTCACCTGCCACGCCGGGCCGCGCTTCAGCGACGAGCATTTCCACAATACCGGCGTGCCGCAGCCGCCGGAACTGCCGGAGGATTCCGGCCGTGCCGCGGGGATTGCGAAGGCGCTGTCCGATCCGTTTAACTGCCTCGGCCGCTACAGCGACGCGAAGCCGGAGCAGTGCGGCGAACTGCGCTTCGTGGCGAAGGACGATCCGCTGATGGTCCGCGCGTTCAAGACGCCGTCGTTGCGCGGCGCCGCGTCGCGCCCGCCCTACATGCATTCGGGCCAGATCGCGAAAATCGAGGATATGATCGAGCACTACGCCGCCGCGCCACAGCCGCCGAGGGGCGAAACGGAGCTGCAGCCGCTGACCCTGTCGGAGCGCGAGAAGAAGGCGCTGGTGGCGTTTCTGAAGACATTGGATACGGGGACGTCTCCCGAGAATTGA